From one Caldithrix abyssi DSM 13497 genomic stretch:
- the miaB gene encoding tRNA (N6-isopentenyl adenosine(37)-C2)-methylthiotransferase MiaB — protein MKRVYIETYGCQMNEYDTEIIKTILKRHHYHFTESPEEAEVVFLNTCSVRENAHQKVQQRINTLKQLRKTKKGLVLGVLGCMAQNLRDELLDEKVGVDVVAGPDSYKKLPEMLSHVIGEGKKESDFKLSEYETYSDIFPEREGGVNAWIAVMRGCDNFCTFCVVPYTRGRERSRDPFNVLEEVKTLASKGFKQITLLGQNVNSYRFDKYDFADLIEMVSQVDGIRRIRFTSPHPKDFPEKLIEVVANNDKACKHIHLPLQAGNDRILELMNRTYTQREFLDLVDYMRSKIPGLVLTTDVIVGFPTETEEEFQDTLEVMRRVEFDAAFMFKYSERQHTIASRKYPDDVSEEDKTSRITRLVELQKKIALKKNQQHVGQVFDVLVEGKGKKPNQLLGRNDGNKIVVFPDNGAKVGDFVRVKINEVTSNTLMGEPID, from the coding sequence TTGAAACGTGTTTACATAGAAACATACGGCTGTCAGATGAATGAATACGACACCGAAATCATCAAAACCATTTTAAAGCGACACCACTACCATTTTACCGAATCGCCCGAAGAGGCGGAAGTCGTTTTTTTGAACACCTGTTCGGTGCGCGAGAACGCCCATCAAAAGGTGCAGCAAAGAATTAACACGCTTAAGCAACTGCGCAAAACCAAAAAGGGATTGGTGTTAGGCGTTCTGGGCTGCATGGCGCAAAATCTGCGCGATGAACTGCTGGACGAAAAAGTCGGCGTGGATGTGGTGGCCGGTCCGGACAGCTACAAAAAACTGCCCGAAATGCTCTCGCACGTTATCGGAGAAGGCAAAAAGGAATCCGACTTCAAATTGTCGGAATATGAGACCTACAGCGATATCTTTCCGGAACGCGAGGGCGGGGTTAATGCCTGGATTGCCGTGATGCGCGGCTGCGATAATTTTTGCACCTTTTGCGTGGTTCCTTACACGCGCGGACGCGAACGCAGCCGCGACCCGTTCAATGTGCTGGAAGAAGTAAAAACTTTAGCCAGCAAAGGTTTTAAACAGATTACACTTCTGGGGCAGAATGTAAACTCCTACCGCTTTGATAAATACGATTTCGCCGATTTAATCGAAATGGTTTCGCAGGTCGATGGCATCCGCAGAATACGTTTCACCTCTCCGCATCCCAAGGATTTTCCAGAAAAATTAATTGAAGTGGTGGCGAATAATGACAAAGCATGCAAACACATCCATCTGCCCCTGCAGGCCGGCAACGATCGTATTCTGGAACTGATGAACCGCACCTACACGCAACGGGAGTTTCTGGACCTGGTTGATTACATGCGCTCAAAGATTCCCGGACTGGTTTTGACCACCGATGTAATTGTCGGTTTTCCCACGGAAACGGAAGAAGAGTTTCAGGACACACTGGAAGTGATGCGCAGGGTGGAATTTGACGCGGCCTTTATGTTCAAATATTCCGAGCGGCAGCACACCATCGCCTCGCGCAAATATCCCGACGATGTTTCCGAAGAAGATAAAACTTCCCGCATCACGCGTCTGGTGGAGCTACAGAAAAAAATCGCCTTAAAAAAGAATCAACAGCATGTGGGACAGGTGTTTGACGTGCTGGTTGAAGGTAAAGGGAAAAAACCGAACCAGCTTTTAGGCAGAAACGACGGCAACAAAATTGTGGTCTTTCCGGACAATGGCGCTAAAGTCGGCGACTTTGTTCGCGTAAAAATTAACGAAGTAACCTCCAATACGCTGATGGGAGAGCCGATTGACTGA